A single region of the Zootoca vivipara chromosome 2, rZooViv1.1, whole genome shotgun sequence genome encodes:
- the SURF2 gene encoding LOW QUALITY PROTEIN: surfeit locus protein 2 (The sequence of the model RefSeq protein was modified relative to this genomic sequence to represent the inferred CDS: substituted 1 base at 1 genomic stop codon), which produces MCEAARDGPADAVRSFLREHPALRLLPAGDKVRCALTGHELPCRLPELQAYTNGKKYSRLVQAAGALDYGEYGPHIVPSTKNPAQLFCKLTLRHINRIPAHVLRHVQGRRYQKALRRYEECEKEGTKYVPACLLRKPRPRDDPPAGIHRQSDRKGSWEHPSSSESSGTDDSMSDLYPPGLFPEKNPAAKGRSRDRKVAEPSVDKSVAEGERGDPMEVDLQTGTKRAKRQAGPLKKKLKSXNQRPGSFGRDVCGKETFLDPTKHRLCVAEGLGKEDGFSLP; this is translated from the coding sequence ATGTGCGAGGCGGCGCGCGATGGTCCGGCAGACGCGGTGCGGAGCTTCTTGCGGGAGCATCCTGCGCTGCGCCTCCTGCCTGCGGGGGACAAAGTCCGCTGCGCCCTGACCGGCCACGAGTTGCCCTGCCGGTTGCCGGAGCTCCAGGCCTACACGAATGGCAAGAAGTACTCGCGGCTGGTCCAGGCGGCCGGGGCGCTGGACTACGGCGAGTATGGGCCGCACATCGTGCCCAGCACTAAAAACCCCGCGCAGCTCTTCTGCAAGCTCACCCTACGCCACATCAACAGGATCCCGGCGCACGTCCTCCGCCACGTGCAAGGCCGGCGCTATCAGAAGGCGCTGAGAAGGTATGAAGAATGCGAGAAGGAGGGCACGAAGTACGTCCCCGCGTGCTTGCTCCGGAAGCCCCGTCCCCGGGATGATCCACCGGCAGGGATCCACCGGCAGTCCGATCGGAAGGGATCCTGGGAGCATCCGTCCAGCAGCGAGAGCAGCGGAACGGACGACAGCATGAGCGACTTGTACCCGCCTGGGCTTTTCCCGGAGAAAAATCCAGCAGCCAAGGGAAGGAGCCGCGACCGAAAGGTGGCAGAGCCATCGGTGGATAAAAGTGTcgcggagggagagagaggggatcCCATGGAGGTGGATTTGCAAACAGGCACCAAAAGGGCAAAGAGACAAGCAGGTCCCTTGAAGAAGAAGCTCAAAAGTTGAAACCAGAGACCCGGAAGCTTTGGGAGAGACGTCTGTGGGAAAGAGACGTTTCTTGACCCCACAAAACACCGATTGTGTGtggcggaggggctggggaaagaaGACGGGTTTAGTCTGCCCTAA